A genomic region of Capnocytophaga canimorsus contains the following coding sequences:
- a CDS encoding rhomboid family intramembrane serine protease, giving the protein MEKLSLITGGVILANVLFSMQGFNKVDFFDRYKFHIGKIRRGEYWRMFTSGFLHADWQHLIFNMLTLYFFADVVLFAVGKVGFLLIYLVALYLGSLFSLYFHRKETHYTAVGASGAVMGILYAAIMFAPSNYIYVFFIPMPAYVFAIGYLFYSVYGMKSRRDNIGHAAHIGGAVAGYIIAVCYFPKIIVVHPVLSVGLLLPIGLLFLLKNKNKI; this is encoded by the coding sequence ATGGAAAAATTATCATTGATTACGGGTGGGGTGATATTGGCGAATGTTTTGTTTTCGATGCAAGGGTTTAATAAAGTGGATTTTTTTGACCGATATAAATTTCATATTGGTAAAATCCGTCGAGGAGAGTATTGGCGAATGTTTACCAGTGGTTTTCTACACGCTGATTGGCAACATTTGATTTTTAATATGCTTACCTTGTATTTTTTTGCTGATGTAGTACTTTTTGCTGTGGGTAAGGTAGGTTTTTTACTTATTTATTTGGTTGCGCTTTATTTGGGTAGTTTATTTTCGTTGTATTTTCATCGCAAAGAAACGCATTACACAGCCGTTGGTGCCAGTGGCGCTGTAATGGGGATTTTGTATGCCGCTATTATGTTTGCCCCAAGTAATTACATTTATGTATTTTTTATCCCGATGCCTGCCTATGTTTTCGCTATTGGGTATTTGTTTTATTCGGTATATGGAATGAAATCGCGCCGAGATAATATTGGTCACGCTGCTCATATTGGTGGGGCAGTAGCAGGTTATATCATTGCAGTGTGCTATTTTCCGAAAATAATTGTGGTACATCCTGTTCTGAGTGTGGGGTTATTACTTCCAATAGGGCTACTTTTCTTGTTAAAAAATAAAAATAAAATTTAA
- a CDS encoding lysophospholipid acyltransferase family protein: MNLLIYILAFPVIWLVSVLPFRWLYIFSDFVYLFVYKIFKYRVEVVRKNLSIAFPDKTEAEKRNIERKFYHHMCDMFLEMVKSYHMSEKEIKKRMVYTNIELIKPYENSRSIIFLCGHYASYEWLMSLGYFLKHKSYGLYTPITNPYFDRLVKKIRMKHRGFLISRYAAASEMKKHRDENTIACYGFAADQSPSSSKSYRREFLGKIVPVFTGAERLGKQLNTVMVYAKIEKVKRGYYQCTFEILAENPNEMPNYQITDLFFERLNQQIYQKPEYYLWTHNRFKRM; encoded by the coding sequence ATGAACTTATTAATCTACATACTTGCTTTTCCAGTAATTTGGTTAGTGTCGGTTCTACCGTTCCGATGGCTGTATATTTTTTCTGATTTTGTTTACCTTTTTGTGTATAAAATATTCAAATATAGAGTAGAAGTAGTCCGAAAAAACCTCAGCATCGCTTTTCCTGATAAAACGGAAGCAGAAAAACGAAACATTGAAAGAAAATTCTATCACCATATGTGTGATATGTTTTTAGAAATGGTAAAGTCATACCATATGTCGGAAAAGGAAATCAAAAAACGTATGGTTTACACCAATATCGAACTGATTAAACCTTATGAGAATTCACGGAGTATCATATTTTTATGCGGACATTATGCCAGTTATGAGTGGTTAATGTCCTTAGGCTATTTCCTAAAACACAAATCTTACGGACTTTACACCCCCATTACCAATCCGTATTTTGACCGATTGGTCAAAAAAATCCGTATGAAGCATCGTGGCTTTTTAATATCAAGATATGCTGCTGCCTCGGAAATGAAAAAACACCGCGATGAAAACACCATTGCTTGTTATGGTTTCGCTGCAGACCAATCTCCATCAAGCTCAAAAAGTTATCGCAGAGAATTTTTAGGAAAAATCGTACCCGTATTTACTGGAGCTGAGCGTTTGGGCAAACAGCTCAATACCGTGATGGTTTATGCAAAAATCGAAAAAGTAAAGCGTGGGTACTATCAATGTACCTTTGAAATCCTTGCTGAAAACCCTAATGAAATGCCAAATTACCAAATTACTGACTTATTTTTTGAACGCCTCAACCAGCAGATATACCAAAAACCCGAGTATTACCTGTGGACACACAATCGTTTCAAAAGAATGTAG
- a CDS encoding COX15/CtaA family protein, with translation MFSFQKIAKTTLILVYLVIVAGAVVRMTGSGMGCPDWPKCFGYYIPPTEISQLLWKPKHDYKKGQIIIREQALWVAKSDFTSTEIYQPTNWKPYTKHSYAIFNPVHTWVEYINRLFGALSGFATLALAIASFGFWKKNKKITLLSVLLVFAMGFQAWLGATVVYSVLNPFKITLHMLMALVIVSILIYLIYKTQPKTKTQKIGSKKLRALLIVALMTTLIQVVLGTQVRQWVDHFSATQISGFKTLSVPWSFYIHRSFSALVLFLNIYLWQMIRKEKIQTQNMNWVVALLIITIMSGISMFYWDFPFGMQSLHLVTSALIFGLQFYITLQIKSLSK, from the coding sequence ATGTTTTCATTTCAAAAAATAGCAAAAACAACACTAATATTAGTATATTTAGTTATTGTGGCAGGAGCTGTAGTTCGGATGACGGGTAGCGGAATGGGTTGCCCTGATTGGCCAAAATGCTTTGGATACTACATTCCGCCTACGGAAATTTCGCAACTACTCTGGAAACCCAAACACGATTATAAAAAAGGGCAAATCATCATCAGAGAGCAAGCGCTTTGGGTAGCAAAATCAGATTTTACTTCTACGGAAATTTATCAGCCTACCAACTGGAAACCATACACAAAGCATAGCTATGCAATTTTTAACCCCGTACATACTTGGGTGGAATACATAAATCGCCTTTTTGGGGCACTTTCCGGATTTGCCACTTTAGCTTTGGCAATAGCCTCATTTGGCTTTTGGAAGAAGAACAAAAAAATTACACTACTATCGGTTTTGTTGGTTTTTGCTATGGGATTTCAGGCTTGGCTGGGGGCTACGGTGGTTTATTCGGTGTTAAATCCTTTCAAAATTACATTGCATATGCTTATGGCATTGGTCATTGTGAGCATTCTTATATATCTGATTTACAAAACACAACCAAAAACAAAAACTCAAAAAATCGGTTCAAAAAAACTACGTGCATTACTCATTGTGGCGCTAATGACTACCTTGATTCAAGTTGTTTTAGGCACTCAAGTAAGGCAATGGGTTGACCATTTTTCAGCAACACAAATCAGCGGATTTAAAACCTTATCCGTTCCTTGGAGTTTTTACATACATCGCTCGTTTTCAGCACTTGTATTATTTTTAAACATTTACCTATGGCAAATGATTCGCAAAGAAAAAATACAAACCCAAAATATGAATTGGGTGGTGGCTCTGCTTATCATTACGATAATGAGTGGGATAAGTATGTTTTATTGGGATTTTCCTTTCGGAATGCAGTCTTTACATTTGGTTACTTCAGCTCTAATTTTTGGGCTTCAATTTTATATCACATTGCAAATAAAGTCTTTGTCAAAATAA
- a CDS encoding Smr/MutS family protein produces MFQIGDNVEVLDYVIRGKVKAITPDSVIIVTPDNFEFTFGKAEVVKVDENPSVGLSFVGREQEIRAKDTIKKIKKSSNKKEKRTPPMEVDLHIEQLTNSTIQMTNHDMLTLQIETARHKLEFAINNRIQRVVFIHGVGEGVLRSELEFLFGRYPNVTFYDAEYAKYGLGATEVYIYQKGR; encoded by the coding sequence ATGTTCCAAATTGGGGATAATGTAGAGGTGCTTGACTATGTTATTCGTGGTAAGGTTAAAGCAATCACGCCAGATTCCGTCATTATTGTTACTCCAGATAATTTTGAGTTTACTTTTGGTAAAGCGGAAGTGGTTAAAGTAGATGAAAATCCGTCCGTAGGATTGAGTTTCGTAGGAAGGGAACAAGAAATTCGTGCTAAAGATACTATTAAAAAGATTAAAAAATCCTCCAATAAAAAAGAAAAGCGAACGCCACCTATGGAAGTGGATTTACACATCGAGCAGCTGACCAACTCCACTATTCAAATGACCAATCACGATATGCTCACCCTTCAAATAGAAACGGCGCGTCACAAGTTAGAATTCGCCATAAACAATCGTATTCAGCGTGTTGTTTTTATTCACGGGGTAGGCGAGGGGGTATTGCGTTCGGAACTGGAATTTTTGTTTGGGCGTTACCCCAATGTTACCTTTTATGATGCTGAATATGCCAAATACGGACTTGGTGCTACTGAGGTGTATATCTACCAAAAAGGAAGATAA
- a CDS encoding TlpA family protein disulfide reductase has translation MKRKTFFNLLLILLVVAFFVTPLGYESKVLLQRAFADSVQILPQQEQYSVDFDWKLKDKTNHSFNFNRSKGKSVFVYFWSSWRVTSVADLYGVQKLYDDYKDKMDFYIITNELPEPVETLMEKRGFDFQVTYLILGEKMPFDAEVIPSGYLIDKGGKVVARSERNARWNSQEVRQLIEQLL, from the coding sequence ATGAAACGCAAAACTTTTTTCAATTTATTGTTGATTTTATTGGTGGTAGCCTTTTTTGTAACTCCGTTAGGCTATGAAAGTAAAGTGTTGTTGCAACGGGCTTTTGCCGATTCAGTACAAATTTTACCCCAACAAGAGCAGTATTCGGTCGATTTCGATTGGAAGCTAAAAGACAAAACGAATCATTCCTTTAATTTCAATCGTTCTAAGGGTAAATCTGTCTTTGTTTATTTTTGGTCGTCTTGGCGTGTAACTAGTGTTGCTGATTTGTACGGTGTACAAAAGTTATACGATGATTACAAGGATAAGATGGATTTTTACATCATCACCAATGAATTGCCTGAGCCTGTGGAAACACTAATGGAAAAAAGAGGTTTTGATTTTCAGGTAACATATTTGATTTTAGGAGAAAAAATGCCTTTTGATGCGGAAGTAATACCTTCAGGCTATTTGATTGATAAAGGAGGAAAAGTGGTGGCTCGTAGTGAGCGTAACGCCCGTTGGAATAGCCAAGAAGTACGTCAGCTTATTGAGCAACTGCTTTGA
- a CDS encoding M14 family metallopeptidase yields MIKKYCYTYLFLLLMISCENPFFPKKPSFVTHFENSNGTESPTYQEVIDFYKALSKEYSTISLKTMQKTDSGHPLHIVTYSPEADFNFAKLRENKTIILINNAIHAGETDGVDATMLLLRNLAQEQFSVPENVVIVAIPVYNIGGALQRNGFTRVNQNGPKEYGFRGNAKNLDLNRDFIKSDSENALSFAQIFHLIQPDIFIDNHTTNGADYQHILTYGTTNREKLGTFLGNYLSDSLIPRLSDTLQKREQTLQKDSIVPAVYQLIPYVNVWNKSPDNEGYAKMLDTPRYSTGYAGLWNTMSILIETHMLKPYKQRVEANYEMMKNLIDIANAEHQKIKNIRSKQLEENLNRERFTVRWKLDSTQVNQIVFHGYKADTLTSEITGLPRLKYDQTQPFKKFIPYYDRYLSEEEVNIPLAYVVPKAWQKVIERLKTNKVIMKEVEKDTLMLVDYYRIASFETVSQPYEGHYLHFNTKVTKHQANLPIDKGDWIIETQQNAQNYLLETLEPQAPDSFFNWNFFDTILQQKEHFSPYLFEEIALEFLNQNPQIKDSFQFKKQTDKAFAQNAYQQLNWIYQQTPHYEKNHLRYPIYRILKK; encoded by the coding sequence ATGATTAAAAAATATTGCTATACCTATCTTTTTTTACTTTTGATGATTTCTTGCGAAAATCCGTTTTTTCCAAAAAAGCCCAGTTTCGTTACTCATTTTGAGAATTCAAACGGAACAGAAAGCCCTACCTATCAAGAAGTTATTGACTTCTACAAAGCGCTATCAAAAGAGTATAGTACCATTAGTTTAAAAACGATGCAAAAAACCGATAGCGGACATCCGTTACACATCGTTACATACAGCCCTGAAGCTGATTTCAACTTTGCCAAACTTCGAGAAAACAAAACCATCATACTGATAAACAACGCTATACACGCAGGAGAAACCGATGGCGTTGATGCCACAATGCTGCTATTGCGAAATTTAGCACAAGAGCAATTTTCGGTTCCTGAAAATGTGGTTATTGTAGCCATTCCGGTGTATAATATCGGAGGAGCACTACAACGAAACGGATTTACCCGAGTAAACCAAAACGGACCCAAAGAATACGGATTTCGAGGAAATGCCAAAAACTTAGACCTTAACAGAGATTTTATAAAAAGTGACTCAGAAAATGCACTATCATTCGCTCAAATTTTTCATCTGATTCAACCCGATATTTTTATTGATAATCACACCACTAATGGCGCCGATTATCAGCATATTTTAACTTATGGCACCACAAATCGAGAAAAATTAGGAACATTTTTAGGAAATTACCTTTCTGATTCGCTTATTCCACGCCTTTCGGATACTTTACAAAAGCGAGAGCAAACCTTGCAAAAAGATTCCATAGTACCTGCTGTATATCAACTCATTCCGTACGTAAATGTTTGGAACAAATCTCCTGATAATGAAGGCTATGCAAAAATGTTAGACACCCCAAGATATTCAACAGGCTATGCAGGATTATGGAACACTATGAGCATCTTAATTGAAACTCATATGCTTAAACCATACAAACAACGCGTGGAAGCCAATTATGAAATGATGAAAAACCTCATAGATATTGCCAATGCAGAACACCAAAAAATAAAAAATATCCGAAGCAAACAACTTGAAGAAAACCTAAATCGAGAACGATTTACCGTGCGTTGGAAGCTAGATAGCACTCAAGTGAATCAAATTGTATTTCACGGATACAAAGCTGATACTCTAACCAGTGAAATTACTGGGCTACCGCGCTTGAAATACGACCAAACGCAACCTTTCAAAAAATTCATTCCTTACTACGACCGATATTTATCTGAAGAAGAAGTTAATATTCCATTGGCTTACGTTGTACCCAAAGCTTGGCAAAAGGTCATTGAACGACTCAAAACCAATAAAGTAATTATGAAAGAAGTAGAAAAAGATACTTTAATGTTAGTAGATTATTATCGTATCGCATCGTTTGAAACGGTATCACAACCCTATGAGGGGCATTACCTACATTTTAACACAAAAGTCACCAAACATCAGGCAAATCTTCCCATAGATAAAGGTGACTGGATTATAGAAACCCAGCAAAATGCTCAAAACTATCTACTAGAAACCTTAGAGCCTCAAGCCCCTGATTCCTTTTTTAATTGGAATTTTTTCGATACTATATTGCAACAAAAGGAACATTTTTCCCCTTATTTGTTTGAAGAAATTGCTTTGGAATTCTTAAATCAAAATCCACAAATAAAAGATTCTTTCCAATTTAAAAAACAAACCGATAAAGCCTTTGCACAAAACGCCTACCAACAATTAAACTGGATTTATCAGCAAACACCTCATTATGAAAAAAATCACCTTCGATACCCCATTTATCGTATCTTAAAAAAATAG
- a CDS encoding PAS domain-containing protein, which translates to MAEFFNGFGASITRPTPIDQEVVWDKSQTIMSSTDRFGNITNVNQAFVDVSEYDAVELIGKPHNIIRHPDMPKIVFKVLWDNILAGRNFHAIIKNLTKTGKYYWVITDFVTQRNILGEVIGIEAKRRSVEQRVIDEHIAPLYQTLLKLEKLGGMELSSRYFKGFLDRQKKNYPDYVMDILEDNKEALLVSADENIALSDQEISDDIFAELEESAKRKNFFARLFASANLF; encoded by the coding sequence ATGGCTGAATTTTTTAACGGATTTGGGGCGTCAATAACGCGTCCTACTCCTATTGATCAAGAGGTAGTTTGGGACAAGTCGCAAACGATTATGAGTTCAACCGACAGGTTTGGTAACATTACCAACGTGAACCAAGCCTTTGTGGATGTTTCGGAATACGATGCCGTTGAATTGATTGGCAAACCACATAATATCATTCGGCATCCAGATATGCCTAAAATTGTGTTTAAAGTATTGTGGGATAATATTTTGGCAGGAAGAAATTTCCACGCAATAATTAAAAACCTTACTAAAACAGGAAAATATTATTGGGTAATTACTGATTTTGTAACCCAACGCAACATCTTAGGCGAAGTTATTGGTATTGAGGCCAAGCGCCGTAGTGTGGAACAGCGTGTTATTGATGAGCATATAGCACCACTATATCAAACGCTTCTGAAATTGGAAAAGTTGGGTGGTATGGAGCTCAGTAGTCGCTATTTTAAGGGGTTTCTAGATAGGCAAAAGAAAAACTATCCTGATTATGTGATGGATATTTTAGAAGACAACAAAGAGGCTCTTCTTGTATCAGCTGATGAGAATATAGCATTGTCCGACCAAGAAATATCTGACGATATTTTTGCTGAATTGGAAGAGTCGGCTAAACGTAAGAATTTCTTTGCTCGTTTGTTTGCCTCTGCTAATTTATTTTAG
- a CDS encoding TonB-dependent receptor codes for MYKNFYVLIFLVLFCNQLHSQTHITGFVYDKENHTPLQNVNLIDKKSGRWSTTDEKGAFSIVLNTDFELVFTLLGKEDFTLTSKHYTPKMTIYLSEKTLRLSDVVVTATQEKDKVNSSVVLTKYAISQFQSFSLSDVLQQLPGQVISKPSLYTPNTLTLRTAINSNENAFGISYILDDMPLSNDENMQTYNGSTPATSFSNVNTGIDLRTIPTSSIEKVEVITGVPDAKYGNVTTGVIIIDRKAGVYPLQIAASMIGGGNSLSMNQGFKLNKNLGNLSLSIDYLNANSDPRNNLSLYNRITTSSIWSYHSKNNQIKNTLSFTFRSNIDGKKTDKEQLPGYRDSSNKKDIGTVISNRTAFQFENSWIDQLSLNAGVSYSVAEDYKETFVNRGGLVVPIATETNLLTGFYTPVAYKSKTHTQGEPLNINSSLSINKIFEYKNTKHSLSFGVSLNYSDNLGKGKIYDSDSALSSSTLFSTGNSKQGVRPLNFDRYVIASKLLSIYLQDNISLKINETQDLNTNIGFRYENLNGYVSVSPRINAMYKISPKMKFRWAIGLTSKSPSLVNIFPGNVYFDVLLFDIRTNDYAFNLVQTFVEKIPKVNLKPSKSWKYEIGADFDFSFAKLNLTAYLNRLYDGFGKETIYKLYALPVVKVIPAANTKEIPSYQITGYENIVRNYSKSVNAHNNTDKGLELMLHFKKIKAINTQFSLVGSYTFSESQSDLPEIYKNNDVLEQEYVYGFYQSRPSKREKMNLRLTASHHISSLGLLISLTAEQFIFEKDFSILKDIYPYAYQNLKLEYHTIPFEQRTDPKYLGLVLTQSKVEDRITPIYHNFHLRITKEMLSGLSMSVYATNFLNYRPKVTINNSTYYKNSDISFGGSIRYSF; via the coding sequence ATGTATAAAAATTTTTACGTTTTAATATTTCTGGTACTTTTTTGCAATCAGCTACACTCTCAAACTCATATCACTGGTTTTGTGTATGATAAAGAAAATCATACTCCTTTGCAGAATGTAAATTTGATTGATAAAAAATCGGGCAGGTGGAGTACAACTGATGAAAAAGGAGCCTTTTCCATCGTATTAAATACAGATTTTGAATTGGTTTTTACTCTCTTAGGAAAGGAAGATTTTACACTCACATCAAAACATTACACACCAAAAATGACAATTTATCTATCTGAAAAAACGTTAAGATTATCAGATGTAGTTGTTACAGCTACACAAGAAAAAGACAAAGTAAATTCTTCGGTAGTGCTAACAAAGTATGCAATCAGTCAGTTTCAATCTTTTTCGCTATCTGATGTGTTGCAACAATTACCAGGACAGGTTATTTCCAAACCCTCTCTATATACGCCAAATACATTAACACTACGCACAGCTATCAACTCTAACGAAAATGCCTTCGGAATAAGTTACATATTGGACGATATGCCTTTGTCGAACGATGAAAATATGCAAACATATAACGGAAGTACACCAGCTACCTCTTTTTCAAATGTGAACACAGGAATTGATTTACGAACCATTCCAACATCAAGTATTGAAAAAGTAGAGGTAATTACAGGAGTCCCCGATGCCAAATACGGAAATGTAACCACGGGAGTTATAATTATTGACAGAAAAGCAGGGGTTTATCCTTTACAAATAGCGGCAAGTATGATAGGAGGAGGTAATTCATTGAGTATGAATCAAGGGTTTAAATTAAACAAAAATCTGGGTAATCTAAGTCTTTCGATAGATTATCTCAATGCGAATTCTGATCCTAGAAACAATCTTTCGTTATACAACAGAATAACTACCTCATCTATTTGGAGTTATCACTCAAAAAATAATCAAATAAAAAATACATTGAGCTTTACTTTTAGAAGTAATATTGACGGAAAAAAAACAGACAAAGAACAATTACCAGGTTATAGAGATTCTAGCAACAAAAAAGATATCGGGACTGTCATTAGCAACCGAACTGCTTTTCAATTTGAAAATAGTTGGATTGACCAACTAAGCCTAAATGCAGGAGTATCGTATTCAGTTGCGGAAGATTATAAAGAAACTTTTGTAAACAGAGGCGGACTAGTGGTTCCTATTGCCACCGAAACAAACTTATTAACTGGGTTTTACACTCCCGTTGCTTACAAATCAAAAACACACACCCAAGGAGAGCCTCTAAATATAAATTCATCTTTATCCATAAATAAAATTTTCGAATATAAAAATACAAAGCATTCGCTAAGCTTTGGAGTTTCGTTGAATTATAGTGATAATTTAGGAAAGGGTAAAATTTATGATTCTGATTCAGCACTTTCATCAAGTACACTCTTCTCCACAGGTAACTCTAAACAAGGGGTTCGTCCGCTAAACTTTGACAGGTATGTGATAGCAAGTAAGCTTTTGAGTATCTATCTACAAGATAATATTTCACTAAAAATCAATGAAACACAAGATTTAAACACCAATATTGGATTTCGTTACGAAAATTTAAATGGATATGTATCTGTAAGCCCTCGTATTAATGCAATGTATAAAATCTCTCCAAAAATGAAATTCCGGTGGGCAATAGGGTTAACCTCTAAATCGCCTTCTTTGGTAAACATTTTCCCAGGAAATGTGTATTTTGATGTCTTACTATTTGATATTAGGACTAATGACTATGCCTTTAATTTGGTACAAACCTTTGTAGAAAAAATACCAAAAGTAAATTTAAAACCCTCTAAATCTTGGAAATACGAAATAGGCGCAGACTTTGATTTTTCATTTGCAAAATTAAACCTTACCGCTTATCTGAATCGGCTATACGACGGATTTGGAAAGGAAACGATATATAAACTTTATGCCTTACCCGTAGTAAAAGTGATACCCGCCGCCAATACAAAAGAAATCCCTTCTTATCAAATCACTGGTTATGAGAATATCGTGAGAAACTACTCAAAATCGGTAAATGCCCATAATAATACGGACAAAGGTTTGGAATTGATGCTTCATTTCAAAAAAATTAAAGCAATAAACACTCAATTTTCACTGGTAGGAAGTTATACCTTTTCTGAAAGTCAATCTGACCTGCCCGAAATTTATAAAAACAACGATGTCTTAGAGCAAGAATACGTTTATGGATTCTATCAAAGTCGCCCATCCAAACGTGAGAAAATGAATTTAAGGCTTACCGCTTCACATCATATTTCTTCTTTAGGGTTACTTATTTCTCTTACTGCCGAACAGTTTATATTCGAGAAAGATTTTTCTATTTTAAAAGACATTTACCCTTATGCCTATCAAAATCTGAAGTTAGAATATCATACTATTCCGTTTGAACAAAGAACTGACCCTAAATATCTGGGATTGGTTCTTACACAAAGTAAAGTTGAAGACAGAATAACTCCTATCTACCATAATTTTCATTTAAGGATAACCAAAGAGATGCTCAGTGGGCTATCAATGTCCGTTTATGCTACTAATTTCCTGAATTACAGACCTAAGGTAACTATAAATAACTCTACATATTATAAAAATTCGGATATTTCTTTCGGCGGTAGCATCCGATATAGTTTTTAA
- a CDS encoding DUF4876 domain-containing protein — MKKVIWGFIAIILIACQEKDEKNFITKIEHQVIVTYEDEFKNLETQGTLVKITNMQTGNISEMITDKNGKATFLLDAGTFRIEVSKKISEQQMEEAVGIPQETLFNGSLENIIINQEKNKPTNIIMKSGRIGNIIIKQVYNAGSDKKQGAVFRDQFFELHNNSNEPIALAGLAYGRIIVPRAQNSPNKKDEMLLENGRFDWSKVDTESGSKANTDYVYVEEVLAFPASATVLPAGKSVIVAATALNHKAPLTVMDSNQTPRTYEVPNPNLTIDLSGAKYETYYGDYFKNQNKKPLDSDIDTPATNMEILYKTSNGLDLILDPQSRMGIVIFYVTAEEVKNWKKVKEPAKSQKILLQVPLDKIMDGVNLQGIGNFKHTHSLPDQIDSGEIVGKKGAYSSEAVIRKSTIKNGKKIYQDTNNSSNDFEVIEYPDVNSL; from the coding sequence ATGAAAAAAGTAATTTGGGGCTTTATTGCAATAATTCTTATTGCTTGCCAAGAAAAAGATGAAAAAAATTTCATCACAAAAATTGAACACCAAGTCATAGTAACTTATGAAGATGAGTTTAAAAACTTAGAAACACAAGGAACTTTGGTTAAAATAACCAATATGCAAACAGGCAACATTAGTGAAATGATTACGGATAAAAACGGAAAAGCCACTTTCTTATTAGATGCAGGTACCTTCAGGATTGAAGTTTCTAAAAAAATATCTGAACAACAAATGGAAGAAGCAGTGGGTATACCTCAAGAAACTTTATTCAACGGTTCATTAGAAAATATCATCATAAACCAAGAAAAGAATAAACCTACAAACATAATAATGAAAAGTGGAAGGATAGGTAATATTATTATAAAACAGGTGTATAACGCAGGTTCAGATAAAAAACAAGGAGCCGTTTTCAGAGACCAATTTTTTGAATTACATAACAATTCCAATGAACCTATAGCTCTGGCAGGTTTAGCCTACGGGAGAATCATCGTTCCAAGAGCTCAAAATTCTCCTAATAAAAAAGATGAAATGTTGTTAGAAAACGGTAGATTTGATTGGAGCAAAGTAGATACAGAATCGGGAAGCAAAGCCAATACCGATTATGTGTATGTGGAAGAAGTACTCGCCTTCCCAGCTTCGGCGACTGTTTTACCCGCAGGGAAATCGGTTATTGTTGCAGCAACTGCACTAAATCATAAAGCACCACTGACAGTTATGGACAGTAACCAAACCCCGAGAACTTATGAAGTTCCTAATCCTAATTTAACTATTGATTTAAGTGGAGCCAAATATGAAACTTATTACGGCGACTATTTTAAAAACCAAAATAAAAAACCTCTAGATTCTGATATTGATACTCCTGCCACTAATATGGAAATCCTTTATAAAACTTCTAATGGACTCGATTTGATATTAGACCCCCAATCACGTATGGGCATTGTAATTTTCTATGTTACGGCTGAAGAGGTTAAAAATTGGAAAAAAGTAAAAGAACCCGCTAAAAGCCAAAAAATATTACTACAAGTACCTTTAGACAAAATTATGGATGGGGTAAATTTACAAGGTATTGGTAATTTCAAGCATACACATTCGTTACCAGACCAAATTGATTCTGGAGAAATTGTTGGAAAAAAAGGCGCATATTCTTCAGAGGCAGTTATACGAAAATCAACTATTAAAAACGGTAAAAAAATATATCAAGACACCAATAATTCAAGTAACGATTTTGAAGTTATTGAATATCCTGATGTGAATTCTTTATAA